In Deltaproteobacteria bacterium, a genomic segment contains:
- the rpmF gene encoding 50S ribosomal protein L32 — MPNPKRRGSKCRRDKRRTHKKLTQPAVSICPQCKATKRPHAVCPTCGTYKGREVIAKSED; from the coding sequence ATGCCGAATCCGAAACGACGCGGATCGAAGTGCCGCCGGGACAAACGGCGCACGCACAAGAAGCTGACCCAGCCGGCGGTCAGCATCTGCCCGCAGTGCAAGGCGACCAAGCGCCCTCATGCCGTTTGCCCGACGTGCGGGACCTACAAGGGTCGGGAAGTCATCGCAAAATCCGAAGACTGA
- a CDS encoding DUF177 domain-containing protein produces MYIRVSEIPGGGLDLFASRGKASIPRVLEGMDPAPLRELRLVDADLLLTVEGGDVWVEGSFEARGEGFCDRCSDPVTLRLGKAFQTILTPKSRDRAAASKVELHEEDLDVGYYDGTGVESNDILWEQVALELPLKVVCSEACRGVCPVCGKNRNLEACSCVAGEAKGPFDILKNLKGKKE; encoded by the coding sequence TTGTACATCCGGGTATCCGAGATTCCCGGAGGCGGACTGGACCTTTTCGCCTCCCGGGGAAAGGCGTCGATCCCCCGCGTTCTCGAAGGGATGGACCCCGCGCCGTTGCGGGAGCTCCGGCTGGTCGACGCGGACCTGCTCTTGACGGTCGAGGGCGGCGATGTCTGGGTCGAGGGGTCGTTCGAAGCGCGGGGGGAAGGCTTTTGCGACCGTTGTTCCGATCCGGTGACGCTCCGGCTCGGGAAGGCGTTCCAGACGATCCTGACCCCGAAAAGCCGGGATCGGGCCGCGGCCTCGAAGGTCGAACTTCATGAGGAAGACCTCGATGTCGGGTATTATGACGGCACGGGGGTCGAATCGAACGACATCCTGTGGGAGCAGGTGGCCCTTGAACTCCCGTTGAAGGTCGTTTGCTCCGAGGCGTGCCGCGGGGTTTGCCCCGTGTGCGGGAAGAACCGGAACCTGGAGGCGTGTTCCTGCGTCGCAGGGGAGGCGAAGGGCCCGTTCGACATTCTCAAGAACCTGAAAGGGAAAAAGGAGTAA
- the amrB gene encoding AmmeMemoRadiSam system protein B codes for MKRMPAVSGQFYPGTASDLSRALLALTRKMKAPEPAIGVVVPHAGYVYSGAVAGEVFSSVQVPGTAVIFCPNHTGLGEDVSVMSHGAWRMPWGDVPIDEELAARLETACPLLREDASAHLREHAIEVQLPFLHRFRPDVRIVPVALGRLSLEECRELGENVADAIPKDAERPLLVASSDMSHYVPDAVARKKDRMAIDRMLALDPEGLYRTVRTERISMCGVLPATVVLFAARRLGATSARLIKYATSGDVSRDFDQVVGYAGLAFT; via the coding sequence ATGAAGCGGATGCCCGCCGTCTCCGGACAGTTCTACCCCGGGACCGCGTCCGACCTTTCCCGGGCGCTCCTTGCCCTCACCCGGAAGATGAAGGCGCCGGAGCCGGCGATCGGGGTCGTGGTCCCCCACGCGGGGTACGTCTACTCCGGGGCCGTGGCGGGGGAAGTCTTCTCCTCCGTTCAAGTACCGGGCACGGCCGTGATCTTCTGCCCGAACCACACCGGCCTGGGGGAGGATGTCTCCGTCATGTCCCACGGTGCGTGGCGGATGCCGTGGGGGGACGTCCCCATCGACGAGGAGCTCGCCGCGCGCCTCGAAACCGCCTGTCCCCTCCTTCGGGAAGACGCATCGGCCCACCTCCGGGAACATGCGATCGAAGTCCAGCTCCCGTTCCTGCACCGGTTTCGGCCGGACGTGCGCATCGTCCCCGTCGCCCTCGGACGCCTCTCCCTCGAGGAGTGCCGGGAGCTGGGGGAGAACGTGGCGGACGCGATCCCGAAAGACGCCGAACGTCCCCTGCTGGTCGCCAGCTCCGACATGTCCCACTATGTGCCCGACGCCGTCGCGCGAAAGAAGGACCGGATGGCGATCGACCGGATGCTGGCCCTCGACCCCGAGGGGCTCTACCGGACCGTGCGGACCGAGCGGATCTCGATGTGCGGGGTGCTGCCGGCCACGGTCGTCCTCTTCGCCGCCCGCCGTCTTGGCGCAACCTCGGCCCGTCTGATAAAATACGCCACTTCCGGCGACGTCAGCCGGGATTTTGATCAGGTGGTCGGATACGCGGGGCTCGCCTTCACCTGA
- the gltX gene encoding glutamate--tRNA ligase, which translates to MPNVVTRFAPSPTGYLHIGGARTALFNRLYARHAGGRFILRIEDTDQERSTPEAVRAILDGMTWLGITWDEGPHFQMERMESYRKEAERLLREGNAYRCVCTKEELDARREEMAARKEKPRYDGRCRDLAPEATEGKPSVLRFKAPRTGQTVVRDLLRGDVVYENSELDDLVLLRTDGSPTYNFVVVIDDAAMGVTDVLRGDDHLNNTPKQVLLYEALGYPLPRFGHFPLIHGMEGGKLSKRQDDVSVTAYREKGYLPEAMVNYLVRLGWGHGDQEVFSEEEMIRLFSLEHVGRSPSKFNLDKLQNVNAHYIKSADPDRIAALLVPFLGKRGIEAAPSPRLTAIVRTLRERARTLEEMADAAEFYFREKPTDPKAASKFLTAAIAPVLRNIAEAFSSLDPFTPAGMEETLHAVVERYGGNLKIHQPIRVALTGGTASPGLFEVMEILGRDEVVRRLRSAAGRIGA; encoded by the coding sequence ATGCCGAACGTCGTGACGCGCTTCGCGCCCAGCCCCACCGGGTATCTCCACATCGGCGGCGCCCGCACCGCCCTCTTCAATCGTCTCTACGCCCGCCACGCCGGCGGCAGGTTCATCCTGCGCATCGAGGACACCGACCAGGAGCGGTCCACCCCCGAGGCGGTCCGGGCGATCCTCGACGGGATGACGTGGCTCGGCATCACCTGGGACGAGGGACCGCACTTCCAGATGGAGAGGATGGAATCGTACCGGAAGGAGGCGGAGCGGCTCCTGCGGGAAGGGAACGCGTACCGGTGCGTCTGCACGAAGGAGGAGCTCGACGCGCGGCGCGAGGAGATGGCCGCCCGGAAGGAGAAGCCCCGATACGACGGCCGGTGCCGCGATCTTGCTCCCGAAGCGACGGAGGGGAAGCCTTCGGTCCTCCGTTTCAAGGCGCCACGCACCGGACAGACGGTGGTACGCGACCTGCTGCGCGGCGACGTGGTCTACGAGAACTCGGAACTGGACGACCTGGTCCTGCTGCGCACCGACGGGTCGCCGACGTACAACTTCGTCGTCGTGATCGACGACGCCGCGATGGGGGTCACCGACGTCCTTCGCGGTGACGACCACCTGAACAACACGCCGAAGCAGGTCCTCCTTTATGAAGCGCTCGGCTACCCCCTCCCCCGGTTCGGCCACTTTCCGCTGATTCACGGGATGGAAGGAGGAAAGCTGTCGAAGCGGCAGGACGACGTCTCCGTGACGGCATACCGGGAGAAGGGGTATCTCCCCGAGGCGATGGTCAACTACCTCGTTCGTCTCGGGTGGGGACACGGCGACCAGGAGGTCTTCTCCGAGGAGGAGATGATCCGGCTCTTCTCGCTGGAGCACGTCGGCCGCTCGCCGTCGAAGTTCAACCTCGATAAATTACAGAACGTGAACGCCCACTACATCAAGAGCGCCGATCCGGATCGGATCGCCGCGCTGCTCGTCCCCTTCCTCGGGAAACGCGGGATCGAAGCGGCGCCGTCCCCGCGGCTGACGGCGATCGTGCGCACCTTGCGGGAGCGTGCCCGGACGCTCGAGGAGATGGCCGATGCGGCGGAGTTCTACTTCCGGGAGAAGCCGACCGACCCGAAGGCGGCGTCGAAGTTTCTGACGGCTGCGATCGCGCCCGTGCTGAGAAACATCGCGGAGGCATTTTCCTCCCTCGACCCGTTCACCCCCGCCGGCATGGAGGAAACGCTCCACGCGGTCGTGGAGCGGTACGGTGGCAACCTCAAGATCCATCAGCCGATCCGCGTCGCCCTCACCGGGGGAACGGCGTCACCGGGGCTGTTCGAGGTGATGGAGATCCTCGGGCGGGACGAGGTGGTGCGCCGTTTGAGGAGCGCTGCGGGGCGGATTGGCGCTTGA